In Candidatus Hydrogenedens sp., the genomic window CGGACAGGTGCTGACTTTATGGACCTTGCAAAACCAGGACTTATCAAAAATCATTGTGAAGTAAATGCACTAAGCACCTTCGCAGAATATCTCGAAGATTATGCCTCTCCTGAAACAAAACACATAGGTTGGACAAAGATTAAAGAAATATTAAACACAATGCCTGAAGTCCGAAAAACACGTACAGAAGAAATGTTGGCTCGTGTGAAATCAGGCGAACGAGATGTCTATGTGTAAATGCTATGTCAGACTACCGAATTGAAACCGATTTATTAGGTGAGAAAAAGATCCCTGCGGATGTCTATTGGGGTATCCATACTGCTCGTGCAGTAGAAAATTTTCCTATTTCCCGACACTCAGTTCATTCAGAATTAATCCAATCTTATGGAATTGTAAAACTCGCATGTGCAAAAACAAATTATTCGTTAGGATACTTAACACATCCTCCTAATAAATCATCGGCTATATTTAACGCATGCGAGGAAGTAGCAATTGGTAAATGGAATGACCATATTATTGTGGATGCTCTACAGGGGGGAGCAGGAACCAGCACAAATATGAATATCAATGAAGTAATTGCAAATCGTGCCTTGGAAATTTTGGGCTATTCGAGAGGAAAATATGACATCATTTCCCCATTAGATGATATAAACCTACATCAATCTACAAATGATACTTATCCAACAGCTTTAAAACTTGCTACTATAAGAATGTTACGAAGATTAGAAACCGCAATTATTTTTCTTTTAGAGTCATTTCAAACTCTTGAAAAAGAGTTTTCAGATATCGTAAAAGTAGGACGAACAGAACTTCAGGATGCAACGTTAATCACATTAGGTCGGGAGATGGGTGCCTACGCAGATGCTTTAGCACGAGATCGCTGGCGTATCTATAAATGTGAGGAGAGGTTACGCGTAGTAAACCTTGGGGGCACCGCAATAGGAACAGGGCTGGGTGCACCAAGAGATTACATTTTCCGTGTCGTAGATACTCTGCGAGAGTTATCGAATATTGGCTTTTCAAGAGCAGAAAATTTGGTAGATGCAACTCAAAATCTTGATGTTTTTGGAGAGGTATCAGGAATTATTCGTTCATATGCGATAACCCTCAACAAAATCGCTAATGATTTACGATTGATGTCTTCCGGACCCGAAGCAGGTCTGCGAGAAATTCAACTTCCACAACTACAAGCAGGTTCATCCATTATGCCCGGAAAAGTGAACCCTGTTTTGCCTGAAGCGGTATGCCAGGTTGCAATGTTAACATTTGGATTTGACCAGACTATCACATATGCCTGTTCTTCCGGAAACCTTGAACTAAATCCTTTTCTTCCCTTGATTGCACATTGTTTATTAAATACAATCGAAATGCTAATAAATGTAACACAACTATTCGCAGAAAAATGTGTTAAGGGAATATCACCAAATCGTGATGTTTGTAACAGGTATATAAACACTTCTACAGCAACCCTAACTGCTCTTATACAAAAAATAGGTTATGAAAAAGCATGTATGATTGCCAAAAAAACAGGCAATTCAAAAAAAAGTATTCGAGAAATTGTATTAGAAGAAGGAATCTTAACTCCTGAAGAATTTGATACTCTTTTAGCACCCGAATCCGTTTGTAAATTAGGTTTTACAGACCAGAATAATAAAAAGTAGTTTAGGAATCGATTATGTTTAGAGCCTCACCAAAATCATTTCGACTGCATATTGGTTTTTTTGGTAGAAGAAATGTTGGAAAATCCAGTTTACTTAATGCAATTACACGACAAAATGTCTCAATTGTATCTGAATCCGCAGGAACCACAACAGACCCCGTAGAAAAACCTATGGAACTATTACCATTAGGACCTGTCCTCTTCATTGATACCGCAGGTATTGATGATATCGGTGCTTTAGGGGAACTCCGAATACAGAAAACACGCCAAATTTTTGACCGAACCGATGTAGCAGTTATTGTTACCGAATCCGGTATATGGGGAGAATTTGAAGAAAGCTTGTATAACGAGTTTAAATCAAGAAATATCCCGATTGTTATTGTGTTTAACAAAGTAGACCTGCACGAACCCGATGAAACACTATGTAATAAGTTTAAAAATGAGAAAATTTTATATGTAAAGACTATTGCATCAAAGCAGGATGGTATTAGTGAACTCAAAAATGCCCTCATTTCTTCAGCCCCCGAAGATTTTATAAATAGTCCAACGATTTTAGGAGATTTGGTAGCTCCTGGTGAATTGGCTGTGCTTGTCGTGCCTATAGATAAAGAAGCACCTAAAGGACGACTTATTATGCCTCAGGTTCAATCCATCCGTGATTTGTTAGATAACGATGCTATGTGTGTTGTTGTCAAGGAAAGGGAACTC contains:
- a CDS encoding aspartate ammonia-lyase, with the translated sequence MSDYRIETDLLGEKKIPADVYWGIHTARAVENFPISRHSVHSELIQSYGIVKLACAKTNYSLGYLTHPPNKSSAIFNACEEVAIGKWNDHIIVDALQGGAGTSTNMNINEVIANRALEILGYSRGKYDIISPLDDINLHQSTNDTYPTALKLATIRMLRRLETAIIFLLESFQTLEKEFSDIVKVGRTELQDATLITLGREMGAYADALARDRWRIYKCEERLRVVNLGGTAIGTGLGAPRDYIFRVVDTLRELSNIGFSRAENLVDATQNLDVFGEVSGIIRSYAITLNKIANDLRLMSSGPEAGLREIQLPQLQAGSSIMPGKVNPVLPEAVCQVAMLTFGFDQTITYACSSGNLELNPFLPLIAHCLLNTIEMLINVTQLFAEKCVKGISPNRDVCNRYINTSTATLTALIQKIGYEKACMIAKKTGNSKKSIREIVLEEGILTPEEFDTLLAPESVCKLGFTDQNNKK
- the hydF gene encoding [FeFe] hydrogenase H-cluster maturation GTPase HydF, which encodes MFRASPKSFRLHIGFFGRRNVGKSSLLNAITRQNVSIVSESAGTTTDPVEKPMELLPLGPVLFIDTAGIDDIGALGELRIQKTRQIFDRTDVAVIVTESGIWGEFEESLYNEFKSRNIPIVIVFNKVDLHEPDETLCNKFKNEKILYVKTIASKQDGISELKNALISSAPEDFINSPTILGDLVAPGELAVLVVPIDKEAPKGRLIMPQVQSIRDLLDNDAMCVVVKERELRRILEQLKTPPKIVVTDSQAFLKVVADTPPNVWVTSFSILFSRFRGDLITQVEGTLAIESLKPGDKILIAESCSHHPIADDIGRVKIPRWLMQYVGGKLEFDTVQGNDFFSDLTKYKMVIHCGACTLNRRAMLNRIMHCKKQGIPISNYGLTIAYSLGILERALEPFPSALEIYKQKTIKKVAKH